One Mercurialis annua linkage group LG3, ddMerAnnu1.2, whole genome shotgun sequence DNA window includes the following coding sequences:
- the LOC126671727 gene encoding uncharacterized protein LOC126671727, translated as MEHPSFIPNCHCNQPAVLKTAWTPANPGRRFFGCHGYQSGGGCDYFYWYDQAMPNRTRSLLLGLLEKVETPEKENYKKTSKWTYVKYVLVLVFVFFLGRWSCN; from the exons ATGGAACATCCAAGTTTTATTCCTAATTGCCATTGCAATCAACCTGCGGTATTGAAGACAGCTTGGACTCCAGCAAACCCAGGAAGGCGATTCTTTGGTTGTCATGGTTATCAG TCTGGAGGTGGTTGTGATTATTTCTACTGGTATGATCAAGCTATGCCTAATAGAACAAGATCTCTTCTACTTGGACTGCTGGAAAAGGTGGAAACACCAGAAAAGGAAAATTACAAGAAGACATCTAAATGGACTTACGTGAAATATGTGCTGGTtcttgtttttgtattttttcttgGAAGATGGAGCTGCAATTAG
- the LOC126671726 gene encoding uncharacterized protein LOC126671726 → MNDNGEEPQNFMDDCYRISTYLRTYSHLLNPTNGKDLWPKSTDPPITPPKAVNFKRGRKQLLRRREDDELDRGRSSGIVNGKVTRKGTISKCSLCGKRGHNKKVHEKENGAAAGTNTIPLGPRNEHATAGVSDVRPSEEVMPSEEVMPSVDDLPPFFGTQEEMPPPAGTQDDLPPPVGTQEEMPEEVMPPPVGTHEEMPHEVMPPPVGTQHVPPPAKKPSPMDDLVGQKTRRLVDITGPLKASGRPKFTAPTRSARPKSSAISTRARSGTKGIRSTVQPTPTMQLVRTTPGRTKSQAKRTQATVHSSPNAKAPTSTGLTTFGSVNAVAKPQLPRPAKLHVKRKLDSSFAAQPTPKMNLKAQASSSPAVPTTTTSTRSVIPSTTRKRNVWVPPGPASKKEL, encoded by the exons ATGAATGACAATGGTGAGGAACCTCAGAATTTTATGGATGACTGCTATAGGATTTCCACTTATCTTAGGACATATAGCCATCTGCTCAATCCAACAAATGGTAAGGATCTGTGGCCTAAAAGTACTGATCCACCAATTACACCCCCTAAGGCTGTCAATTTCAAAAGGGGTAGAAAACAATTGCTGAGAAGAAGGGAAGATGATGAGTTAGATAGGGGCAGAAGTAGTGGCATAGTCAATGGTAAAGTCACAAGAAAGGGTACAATCTCAAAGTGCTCCCTCTGTGGGAAGAGAGGGCACAACAAGAAAGTTCATGAAAAGGAGAATGGTGCTGCTGCA GGTACAAATACAATACCTCTTGGACCTAGAAATGAGCATGCTACTGCTGGTGTGAGTGATGTTAGGCCTTCAGAGGAAGTCATGCCTTCAGAGGAAGTCATGCCTTCTGTGGATGACCTGCCTCCATTCTTTGGCACTCAGGAAGAGATGCCTCCACCAGCAGGTACACAAGATGATTTGCCTCCACCAGTTGGTACTCAGGAAGAGATGCCTGAGGAAGTGATGCCTCCACCAGTTGGTACTCATGAGGAGATGCCTCATGAAGTTATgcctccaccagtaggtactcAACATGTTCCTCCACCTGCAAAG AAACCCAGCCCAATGGATGATTTGGTTGGACAGAAGACAAGGAGGCTGGTGGACATTACTGGACCTTTGAAAGCATCTGGAAGACCCAAATTTACAGCTCCAACCAGATCTGCAAGACCCAAATCTTCAGCTATTTCTACAAGAGCCAGATCTGGAACTAAAGGGATTAGGTCCACTGTGCAGCCAACTCCAACAATGCAGCTTGTTCGAACTACTCCTGGGAGAACTAAATCTCAAGCTAAGAGGACTCAGGCCACTGTGCACTCAAGTCCAAATGCTAAAGCTCCAACTTCAACTGGCCTTACAACTTTTGGAAGTGTGAATGCAGTGGCCAAGCCACAGCTGCCTAGACCTGCAAAGCTCCATGTTAAAAGAAAGTTGGATTCATCATTTGCAGCACAACCGACGCCAAAGATGAATCTGAAGGCACAAGCTTCAAGCAGTCCTGCAGTTCCAACCACAACCACATCCACAAGATCTGTTATCCCCTCAACAACAAGGAAGAGAAATGTATGGGTTCCACCAGGTCCAGCCTCAAAGAAAGAGCTCTGA